The sequence TGGTATGTTAACTACAAGGCATTCTTTTTTCCTGATAAATATTGAAGGGtgcttttattttatcttatatttaaTTCAATTCTTAACATTGcatgagaagaaaaatataaaaagaaattaataatGGAGCCATATGGTTTTACTTTGTGTGTTTTGCTTATAAAACAAAAAGGACAGCCCGGTGCATAAGCATCTTGTGTTAATGCAGGGTCCAGTCTAGTTACTTGCCCTCATGCCCTGATAACATGAATTTGTTTCTTAATGTCAGTTTACGCAAAACATGTTATATTTGTCACTGAATGTAGAACCCTAGAATCAATGAAGATGATACACGGCGTGCTAGTTCTTATCACTCCTATTCACAAAGCCCTCCATATGATTACCAATACGAAGATCGACGGTATGGGAAACAAGCAGCTGCATTGACCAGGAAGCCTGGTTCAGATAAAGTTCGCTATGAAGGAAAGATGAGTAGTATTATCTATAGTCCTGGACGCTTCAGTGATCATGCCTATGAGGATAGATTTGCCAATGAGGGATCTGGTCCGAGAATTTCTGACTTTTCTGTGTCTAGTGGGGGTGAGCAATTCAAATCTGAGGTTCAGTCTCCCAACTTTCATAAGGATATTGGATTTCATAGTCCACCCTATCGGCATTCAGGTCACCATTCAAGTGAAGATGTCTGGGCTTTTGCAAGGAATACATCTCTGGAAACTAATGCTAAGAGAGATATGGAAGGAATTCGGCTTCCACAGGTTTGTTTCTCTTATTTTTACTTCTATGATGGATGCATTCAAAGATGTGTGTGCACTTTCAATATCCTAGTTTAAGCCCCAGTAGTTTATTTCGTATTCTATTCACCTTTTCACTTCTTTTGGTACCTTGTAAATGAAAAAGGTGCTAGATGTCTAATGTACTTCATAGtagaaaatattgattcagataAATAGATTATTATCAGCTAGATTTCATCTTTCTTCGTTCATTTCCGTTCACTAATCAATTAACGAACCACAAATCTCAATTTACCCATAACACCGGTGGCTGGATATTTGGGATTAAGCTTAGCTGACTTGGTATTTTATTCTGCTCTAGGCACGTCAGACAATGTGTCTGCTTATTTCCCTCTGTGGTGTCTTCTTGATTTCTTGTTGATTAGACCTGTCTTGTTAATCTGAATATCATAAATAAGGATATATTGAAAAGTAGGtgcattttatttttaagttGGTGATGGACAAGTGAGTTTGTGTAATGTATTAATGTTTGTGTGAGCCTTTTTTATCTAAGTTCATGGTCCATGTGATCCTTTTTCAGCAGCATGCTGATTATATCTTTCTCTTAACACTGACGACATTAGTTTGTGCCTTTCCCTCAGAGGACTGCTTCACTGGGATCAATGGACAGCAACCTGTCATCTTTCAGATCTCACAATTCTGGTGGTTTAGTTGATTTTTTCTCTGAACCTGTCCAAGCTTTTGAACCGCTACAGACTAAAGTTTCTTGTGTTCCCCAACCACCTGGTCCAGCAGGTTCTACTAGCTCTGATATTTCCAACGCACCTGTTGCAGCAGAACcatccattgatctttttcagTTGCCAGGAGCACCCTCTCAGTCTACATCAGTGGATCTGTTTCAAGCATCTGTTTTGTCTGCAGTTCCATATTCCAATGAGAGTCAACCAACACAAACTTCCCAACCTTCATCAGTTGACTTTTTTGCAGACCTTTCTCAGCAGCCATCAACTGCAACCTCAGATGAAAAGTCATTGGAGTTATCTGCCCCTAAAAATGAAGGTTGGGCAACATTTGATATGCCTCAGTACACAGCATCTACTGCAAAAGTTGAAACTCCAGCAGTACTGCCATCAACTGCTGACACATTGCAGGACAGATTTGATCCATTCTTGAACTTGAATGGAGATATGCAATGGCCTTCATTTGAAACTTCTGGTGTTAGTGTTCCTTCTTCAGTTACATCTAATGTATGGCATGATGGTGCATGGAATGGAGAAGAACAAGTTTCTGTGACAGCAACAAGCACTCAAGTAAGTACTAGGAAGTTTGGTGCATAGCTGATTTTATATCATTGTGCTATACTCCTTGATAAATTACAAAATTGCTGACACTGCAATAAACCAAAACTTAAATAAGATTTCACATGTTGAGTCTGAACAGCCTTGGAGTGCATTTGAAGATTCTGTTACCCCGGCTTCTGCGGATGGCCTTAATCAGGGATTACAACTGCAAAATCTTCCATCAACTGATGATCAATATTTGGATTTAAGAGCTTCTGAGGTTGGTCTCCATATGGTGTTTACCATAATATTAGAGTTACTgtgttaaaaattaaagaaattctgTATGTCTTTTCTCCTTAAAATTATATGTATAACCAGGGGTGCAATGAAGGTGGGATGCAAGGCATTGCCCCTATTGGCGGGTTTGATGATCATGAAATCTCATCAAATTTTAGTGGTGGCTCAGCATATCCTCCCTCTGCAATTCCTCCTATGGTTTGTGGGATTACTTCATATTTCGTCTATTTCAGTTTGCTTTAGCTTATCATTTTGTTATTCCTTTCAGGGAGAGAGTCAACCTAATGGAAACAGTCATAAATCAACTAATCCATTTGATTTTCTTGATGATGCTGATGTATCAGATGTAGAGCACGGTAATATGGTATGTCATGTAATGTGAATAGGGTATGGCTGATGATGTGTATATCACACTCAATAAACCAGTTTTAGTAACACTTGGTATTTCTGCATTTATTTGGGACACTCTTTTCATTTGGTATCACACTTTGGCACTAGTTTCTTAGTTTGATTAAGCATTTCTCTTCTGCTttgtaaatataattaatttcaccTCAATCTCAGGTTGCTGGTATTGAGTTTCTTCTGTATTTACATCTGTTGTTTTAGTCTGCCTATAGAAGTTGGTCAGCTGATTCGAATTCTGGATTTTTGTGCAAATGTGTGAATCATATATAATTTTTGTGTGTTATGACCATTCTTCTTTTACCTCTTTCCAGTGGGATAAGAACATGTATGATCAatgtttaatgcttttattttgctttttcacTTGATTGCATGATATATAATTCAGTACATTCATTTATTAGTTATGTCAATTTAGAACTGAGTAGTAACACTTCGTTGCTGCATAATTAAAAGATACAAATTTGACAATGTTATTTAAGGGATAGGAGACAGAAATTGTAAACTTGTTTCCAGTTTGCTGTAACCTATAATGTTTGCCATGTCACTTGCAGTTTCTTGATCTTAGCTCATTGCAAGCTGCTCTGCCCGATGCGCAGTTTCAACCCACTTTCCATAGTGGTATTGCCGAACCATGGCTTCCTCAAAATTCAGTTAACTCCTACATCTCCTCTGCTGGACAAGGTAGTCTTCCAAGACTAGTCATGCTGAGGTTTTAACACATTTTAAATGTGTATCATGAATTataatttactttattttttcCCATCATTGTATTTTGAATTACTGATTTTGGTCCAATTACGCAGGTGGTGGTTTGACATTCTTGGCTGCTCAACCGCCAAGTTCTCAAATATCGTAAGTTGGCAAATATTCCCGGCTTCCTTTTTCCTGCCTTGAATATTTTGCTTGAGATTCTTTGTGATAGATGAATGTGTATATGCCTCATGCTTTATTCTTTGTGCTAAGATGTAAAATCTATTGGCATCTTGAACTTTAGTTATTGTCACCGTTGGAAGAGTATTTATGAATTTCTGATAGCACCTTCCATACCAAATCAGTCAAATACTGAGTCTGAGATACTGAAATTGAGGCTAGTAAATGCTATTGTCTTTGGTCCATGTCATGCAGATTCGACTAAGATTTTATGTTGATTGTCGAGGGCCTAGtgcaaccctcctcctttatgaGCTTGGGACCGGCTATATAACATGAGCTATGTAACATAGGCTAGTAAATTGTATCCAGAGGAAAACCTTCATTTAGTGGTCTTTTCTTAAATGGTTCATCCTTTATGGATATCCttgaatatttaaaaaataataataataattacagGGTATTGGCCACAAGATAGATTCCTCACTAACCCCGAAAGGGAAAGAAAACAAGGTCCACTAGTGGTTGTGAAGAGGCATTATTTGTTGCATGGCACTAAAGAAAAGATTGGGTGTGGTCCATTAGGATCCAGCTTTAGTAGATAAATGTGCATGTGATATAAAGTTGGAAGACTAGGCTATTGCAATGCTGTAAATCAAGTAATCTGCCCCGAGTGATTTTTgctaaacaatttttttttttaaccaaaactAATTGATAATACAAAAAGCTACCATATTACATGGGAGGTAGGTTGCAGCATGAAGGTAGATTGGGAGAGGAAATTAATCTACATGTGTATTTTCGTAGGATTGAGTAATCACATTTTTGTTCATTGACTGAACTGCAAATTTGCAGGAATATCCAGACGCAGGAACCGGTTGCATCTTTTGGGGGAAATCCTTTTGCATAAGATTTGGCTGTAGAATGTAGCGTCAATCTTATAGAATTTGATGAATAGAGAAGCATAGTTAATTGTGAGAGATTTTAAATGCTTCTTATTTTCAGATTCGAATGATTGTTCAATTGTTTGATTACTTCCCACGGAAAGGAAGGCCTTGCAATATTCATAGTCCCAGCTATACACGGGCAATGCATCTGTATTTTTTGTAATTGATGGCATTGTAATTATAGTTCTTGATGTTTAATGTTCTGGCAGGTATTGAACGTGACATCAAAGTGGGTTTAGTACTTTAGTTCGAGACTTTTGAGGGTGTTTGACTTTGTAATTTTAGATGTAATTGTAATTGTAATTGTAATTTTGTGTTTTAAGAGCATCATTCCGTTGTGATGCTCATACCCATTCTATGTAGAATTGTAAGCTTGGTTAGGATAATCGGATTGAATTTATGTTGTTACATCTTCAAAGTACTCCTCTGGTTCTAAATAACCGTCTTGGAAGaaatcatatttaaaaaaaatcaatttgttTGATTACGTGTTCAACTACATTGGTTTTTCTAATGTATTAATTTTTCCAACTGGatagttctttatttattttagtcgTTTGTGGTTGAACAATTAAATTTTCTTATGGATGATAGTTaagacaattattattatttatttagtaaTGATAACCTGTTTGTACCACGAGTGCCTTTGAAAATGTCTCATTATGGCCTGTTTGTAACATTCATGATGACGTTCAATCAACTATTTAAAGAAAGTTTGAATTAGTCATTATCATTATACGCATAAATTACATATGTATGGTCCATTAAGATACACGAGATTGCAAAATTATTATTAAGTAGTATAATTTGCGAAATAATTGATATGCATTTAAAAATACACAAACCACATATTGCAGACGTCAGCTAACTGCAAAGATGAGTATGCTGCTTATCCATCATGATTTAATTGGAACTTTGTGACTTATGTGTTATGTCAAAGCGTTTACGAAAGTTAGAACATCGAATTcataatgaaagaaaataaagtagaataaatAATTAGATACATTTCATCCTAATATATTCCTTAAATTATAAGATtctattgtaaaataaataaaagatatactaaatataaaataaagatgtataaatagaagactctagtattaatgtAATTAGCTCAATAgaaattattcatatatttataagtagtaacaaaagaaagagagagagaaactattcgtagaaaataaagagagagacgaTTTTATTGATTGTGTGTATCCCCTCTTTGCCTCAGTACATGTATTTATAGGCACACAAAGTTTACATTTCAAACTTCATTTATTTCTTTCAACATAGGGAAAATGTGCCCTCATAAATGGGCATCCATCATCCTTATCCATCCTCGTCACAACACTCCcctttggatgaccatttaggattattgcctcgttaaaaccttacaaaaaaaaaaatccagtgggaaaaaaccttagtgaaggaaaaagagtacaatatcctttagtgatggggactgcctcattaaaaaccttgtcaagaaaaacccaatgggaaaaaaacctgatcaaggaaaaaagagtacagtctccccctcttgttgaCATCAGTTGATGTCTCGAAAtcagcgcatcccaatctcatgtaccaatctttcaaaggaggattttgggagtgactttgtaaataaatatgccagattgtcacttgagcggatctgttggacatcaattgtcccttgattttgaagatcatgagtgaagaagaatttgggagaaatatgctttcttctatcacctttgatatatccgcctttaagttgagcaatacatgttgtattatcttcaaacaggacagttggagctatcttctgattaatcagtccacatgatgacagaatatattggatcacactcctgagccaaaaacactcgcgacttgcttcatgtatcgctagtatttcagcatgattagaggaggttgctgctatcgtctgtttcgtggatctccatgatatagctgtaccaccatatgtgaatatgtatcctgtttgagatctccctttatgtggatcagacaaataTCCAACatttgcatagccaactaattgtgacttggatccatagggataaaacaatcccatatcaaccgttccatgaagatatcgaaagatctgtttgattccactccaatgtcttctggttggagaggaactatatcttacTAGTAAATTCACtgcgaatgatatgtcaggtcgcgtattattggcaagatacattagcgctccaatggcactaagatatggtacttcaggactaaggatatcttcattttcttctttaggacggaattgatcctttttcacttccaaagatcttacgatcattggagtacttaatggatgtgacttatccatataaaatctcttcaagatttTCTCTATGTATGCcgcttgatgaataaagatcccagtttttgtatgctcgatctgcaggtcgagacaaaatttagtccttccaagatctttcatctcaaactcttttttcagagtttttataattgttggaatctcttcaggagttccaatgatatttaaatcatcaacgtacacagaaattataatgaacccagatgtagatttctttatgaaaacacatggacagatatcatcattcttgaatccatttttggtcagatactcagtaagacgattataccacatttgtccagattgctttagaccgtataatgatctttgcaatttgactgagtataacccttgcgaatattcattggatgatttagatatttttagtcctttagggactttcatATTGATATCCCGATCTAACgagccgtataagtaggctgttaccacatccattaaatgcatatgcagtttatgatatgcagataaactgaccaaataacgtaaTATTATCGTATCCACTACAGggaaatacgtttcttcataatctatactggacctttgtgaaaaatcttgtgccacaagtcgggctttatagcgcacaacttcatttttctcatttcgttttctcacaaatacccatcggtatccaacaggttttacatcttctggtgtacggactataggtccaaagacttcacgttttgtaactgagtctaattcagccttcatggcttcttccaattttggccaatcatttctttgtcgacattcttcgactgatcttggctcaagatccttactttcatgcatgctattcaatgccacattatatgcaaatatttcattgacaattgtcttatttcggtcccatttctctcatgtaaagacataatttatcgagatctcgtaattttcacaattttcaggtacctgaacgtcttttggcattatatcagaattttggacaactgcaggtgtctttactatgtctttttcaacaggaataatatttacctcttttctctttcgagaatttttatctttggaaccgacaggcctgccacgcttctgacATGTATTTGCTTTCAGTGGCTATTTGTCATActaggacatcaattcgaattggggcattttctgccctaccacgcttctggcgtgaatttgcttcagtggctacttgtcctactggaacatcaattcgaatttgggcatttttcgctggtatataagatttggttatcctctttgtatcgaaaaatgcatcaggcaattcatttactattctttgcaaatgtataatattttgaacttctagttcacattgccctgatcgaggatttaaatgcataaacgatgatgcattccaattaagttcctttttagGAAGTTTATTCTCTCCtcctaatgttgaaaattttgattcatcaaaatgataatccacaaaccgggctttaaatacatctctggtttgtatctcaagatacctcactatagagggagaatcatatccaacatatatccccaatttttttTGGGGCCCCATTTTAgcgcgattaggtggtgcaatgggaacatatatcgcacacccaaatattcttaaatgggagacatttggctgctggccaaaagctaattgcataggagagaactgatggtaactcgttggcctcaaacgaataagtgttgcggcatgtaaaatagcatgcccccaaaccaaagttgggagatttgttctcataagcaagggtctagcaatcaattggaggcgtttaataagtgattctgctaacccattttgtgtgtgaacataagctactggatgttcaacacttattccattagccatacaataagcatccaaagcttgggaagtaaattcaccagcattatcaaggagaatttctttgattggattttctagaaattgtgcttttaatcgaataatttgagccagtaatctcgcaaacgtcaggttgcgagaagataataagcacacatgtgaccatctcgaagatgcgtctatcaagaccataaaatatctaaaagatccacatggtagatgaataggtccacatatatcaccttgaatcctttctaggaattcaggggactcaaatccaacctTTACTGGTGATgcccttaaaattaactttccttgagaacatgcagcacaacaaaattcactagttttaagaatcttctagttctttagtgaatgtccatgggagttttcaataattctcctcatcatggttgttctcaaatgacccaatctatcatgccaagttatgaattcatttggactagtaaacttctggtttacaatggcatgtgattcaattgcactaatcatggtataatataacccagatgaaagtgagggtaatttttctaatataactttcttatttgaatcatgagttgtgatacataagtactcatgatttttctcattcattgtctcaacatgatatccatttcggcgaatatctttgaaactcaacaagttcctcagagacttggtagataatagtgcattatttattacaaATTTTGTTCCTTCAGgtaacaaaattatagctcttccagagccttctatcacattgtccgagccaataatagtattaacatattgtTCTTTTGAcataagatgggtaaaatatatagtgcttttaagaatagtgtgcgaacttgcactatccgcaaggcaaatatcttcagaatatgtccttgccatttttcttcaaagacaaatgataataacaataaaatgagtagaagtacatgcacagtaaaattattcacatgaatacttaacaaacacatacacatatcaaactattccatcattgatcaaatagccaatatttccttcagaatccttaaagaaattagatacatcataatgagtggtggaattttcatcatttgaaacaaaattttcttcctttcctttgttatcccttttcaaggatgcttgataaagatcaactaggtgccttggggtacgacaggtacgtgaccaatggccctttccaccacaacggaagcatttatcctcaattgatttacttctttctttatcccacttctggtgagatcctttcttgtgaacataattcatTTTCCTTTCATAAATTTTCTTGCtatcaaaatcttgccatttacttcaggaaatggggcggcgccaactgggcgcgcttcatgattccttaaaagtaattcattgttgcgttcagcaacaagaaagcaagaaattaactcggaatatttttaaattttttttcgatactgctgctgcaggagcacattcgagacatGGAAGATCGAGAAAGTTTTTATCTAACATATCGGGTTTGAGAAAGTGtcacatgattgtacctttcttcaaggccTTTCCACATATCTGCatgatcttttaatgtgggatattcatttttcaatcatacgtcaagatgacgacgaagaaaaatcatgactttgactttatccttctgggatgtacTATTTTCAGCCtcaatggtatctccaagatccattgaatccaGATGGATTTTAACATCAAGTAtctatgataaataattgttttcagatatatcaaaagcattatactggagtcttcctaaaatttgatcagagtctcgtgctgataacgtattgtaaaataaataaaagatatactaaatataaaataaagacgtataaatagaagactctataTTAATGTAATTAGCTCAATAgaaattattcatatatttataagtagtaacaaaagaaagagagagagagagaaactatTCGTAGAGAATAAAGAGAGAGAAGATTTTATTGATTGTGTGTATCCCCTCTTTGTCTCAGTACATGTATTTATAGGCACACAAAGTTTACATTTCAAActtcatttatttcttttaacataGAAAAAATGTGCCCTCATAAATGAGCATCCATCATCTTTATCCATCCTCGTCACAACAGATTCCAATTATTTAAGGGTTTTTTTAATGAGGAATGCTAGgtggccagcaacttttgtgatttgtagccatcaaatagctatcAATAATAGTTTTAATGATGTgaaattggtgtgagatttcatccaatagctcatttttttttttgctagttacatactggccaaaatttaacaaagttgctggctccCTAAACTTTTCCTTTTTTAATTCATATCAGCTGTTTCCTAAAATTTTTCCCCTATAAACGCCTCCAGTTTCGATCTTATCAGGTAGAATATTAATTCCATAAGTATGATATTTTCCCCTATAATTATGATGTTATCTATAATATATATACGTCTCTTGAGATGTACACAAGTTTCTGAATCATCATGTGCTGCTTATATTCATGACTTAGTAGCTAAAGAAAAAACATGATTAATAAAACGACAAGATTAAAACATCatgatcataaattcataatcAAAGAAATGAACAAATTAACCAAAAGTGAGTAAATAGTAGTTAGACATATTCCATCTTCGTAATTTTCTTAGATGAGATCTCATTTCCATCTTCATATATTGTTTTTATAAGATTTTAGGAAAATTTTAATTCAATATTTATGTTTATTCTTATACTTCTAATATGGTATTTATTAAACAATTTTCACTTTACATACCTTCcatcaaatattataaataattaaatatttacattataaataaaatattaaataaacttATCTTAGTAATTAAATTAACTCCGTCTATGCTACACCTATAGTATATAGCCGGTCCCAAATCCGGATAAAGGAGAAGGGTTGTGTTAGGCATTCGACAGCCAACATAAAAACTTAGTCGAATTTTCATGACATGGATCAAAGACGTTATTGCactaaagctaggtcgttgcccggaAGCAACGCGTTGTATGGCTCGTGTACAATGTCAAATGAGCAAGAGCTGCTGCATCGGTGCCCaggtgtagtgttaaatgagtaaGGGTTCCCGCATTTTCGTGAatggacgagggtaaataagttAGTTCACAAAGAAAAATGTATAGGTAAAGGTCGGAGCGACAGAAAGTTGAAATTTAGGACATGGAACATAGACACTCTAACAGGAAaatccatggaggtggtggataccatgacaaggaggaagattaatatCATGttcctacaagaaacaaaatgagtTGGTGCGAAGGCTAAGGAGTTGGATACTTTCAgcttcaaactttggtatacagaaAAGGTGAAGAATAAGAATGGGGTAGGTattattgtggataagcagtAGAAGAAGGAcatagtggatgtcaagagggtgggagattGGACCATCTTTATTAAACTTGTGGTGGAAGGAGGtacttttcatgtgattagcTCCTATCCACAGCAAGTGAGTTCGGACGagcaacacaagataaggttttaggaggatctagagagtttggtccaAGACATTCGGGAGATAATATTTTCTTAGAAGGAGATTTAAATAGCCATGTTGGAAGAAAAGTTATTGGATATGAAAGTTTTCACGGGAGCTATGGTTTTGCGGAGGTCAATACCGAAGATAAAattattttggacttttccttaacttttgatcttctcatcgcaaatatatgttttaaaaagagagatgaACTTCTTATAATCTATAGGAGTGgaatgacaagctctcaaattgacttcttcttgttgaggagagtcgaccgaaaattttgtattaattgtaaaattattccaAAAGAGAGTTTAACAACACAACATAGAATGCTCTTAATGAATTTTCACGTTGAGTAAAAGTTGAGAAAAAGACATCATatgaagaacccaaggacgagatGATGGAGGATGAAAGGTAAAGAACAAATAAACTTCCTAAGATGGGTAGAAAAAGAGTCAAAGTGGGATGGAGATGGAAGCGCGGAGGAAATGTGGAGGGAGATagtagaagttattagaagaacaacaaaagaaagttttggtgaatctagagGGATATGACCAAGAGACAAGAAGTCCTGGTGGTAGAATacgagtgtacaagaaaagataaaggcaaAAAGGGAGTGCTTTATTGAGTAGTCTTTGTATCGCAATGCAGATAATTAGGAAAAATATAAggtggctaagaaagagacaaaagtggctgtaagtgaagcaagaaaaGAGCATATGAGGATCTCTATCAATCTTTTGGCatgaaggaaagagaaaaaagtatatataaaatcataaagagccgtgaaagaagaacgagagatttggatcaggttaagtgcataaaagaTAAAGACGGAGAGGTTTTGGCTCAAGAGAAGAAGATCAATAAAAAGTAGAAGATCTaattctacgagttatttaatgaaagacagaagactcttccgagtcTTGGTCTGTTATGCacgagggaagaagatcaaaacttcgaCTACTATCGAAGAATTCGAGACTTTGAGGTAAAAGAGGCTTTAAAgcggatgaaaaatggcagggcagtaggatctcgataatattccgattgaagtttggaaggACCTTGGagagaaaggcatcagttggttaaccaagttttttaatgagattttaaggtcaaagaaaatGCCAtatgagtggagaaagagtaccttggtacctatctGCAAGAATaaaggggatatacaaagttgtgaAAACTATAAAGGGATCAAACTCATgagccataccatgaagttatgggaaatggtgatagaacggaggctaAGACaaaagacacaagtaacagagaatcaATTTAGTTTTATGCCAGGCAGATCCACCACTGAaacgatatacctattaagaaggatgacgcagatgtatcgtagtaataaaaaggatctacaTGTAGTATTTATTAATTTGGAAAAAGTGTATGATAGGGTGcaaagggag is a genomic window of Arachis ipaensis cultivar K30076 chromosome B06, Araip1.1, whole genome shotgun sequence containing:
- the LOC107604769 gene encoding probable ADP-ribosylation factor GTPase-activating protein AGD14 isoform X5 yields the protein MTCSGIHREFTHRVKSVSMAKFTSQEVDSLQNAGNQRAREIYLKNWDFQRQRLPDSSNVDKIREFIRHVYVDRRYAATKSSDKPPRDMQNPRINEDDTRRASSYHSYSQSPPYDYQYEDRRYGKQAAALTRKPGSDKVRYEGKMSSIIYSPGRFSDHAYEDRFANEGSGPRISDFSVSSGGEQFKSEVQSPNFHKDIGFHSPPYRHSGHHSSEDVWAFARNTSLETNAKRDMEGIRLPQRTASLGSMDSNLSSFRSHNSGGLVDFFSEPVQAFEPLQTKVSCVPQPPGPAGSTSSDISNAPVAAEPSIDLFQLPGAPSQSTSVDLFQASVLSAVPYSNESQPTQTSQPSSVDFFADLSQQPSTATSDEKSLELSAPKNEGWATFDMPQYTASTAKVETPAVLPSTADTLQDRFDPFLNLNGDMQWPSFETSGVSVPSSVTSNVWHDGAWNGEEQVSVTATSTQSEQPWSAFEDSVTPASADGLNQGLQLQNLPSTDDQYLDLRASEGESQPNGNSHKSTNPFDFLDDADVSDVEHGNMFLDLSSLQAALPDAQFQPTFHSGIAEPWLPQNSVNSYISSAGQGGGLTFLAAQPPSSQISNIQTQEPVASFGGNPFA
- the LOC107604769 gene encoding probable ADP-ribosylation factor GTPase-activating protein AGD14 isoform X4 produces the protein MTCSGIHREFTHRVKSVSMAKFTSQEVDSLQNAGNQRAREIYLKNWDFQRQRLPDSSNVDKIREFIRHVYVDRRYAATKSSDKPPRDMQNPRINEDDTRRASSYHSYSQSPPYDYQYEDRRYGKQAAALTRKPGSDKVRYEGKMSSIIYSPGRFSDHAYEDRFANEGSGPRISDFSVSSGGHHSSEDVWAFARNTSLETNAKRDMEGIRLPQRTASLGSMDSNLSSFRSHNSGGLVDFFSEPVQAFEPLQTKVSCVPQPPGPAGSTSSDISNAPVAAEPSIDLFQLPGAPSQSTSVDLFQASVLSAVPYSNESQPTQTSQPSSVDFFADLSQQPSTATSDEKSLELSAPKNEGWATFDMPQYTASTAKVETPAVLPSTADTLQDRFDPFLNLNGDMQWPSFETSGVSVPSSVTSNVWHDGAWNGEEQVSVTATSTQSEQPWSAFEDSVTPASADGLNQGLQLQNLPSTDDQYLDLRASEGCNEGGMQGIAPIGGFDDHEISSNFSGGSAYPPSAIPPMGESQPNGNSHKSTNPFDFLDDADVSDVEHGNMFLDLSSLQAALPDAQFQPTFHSGIAEPWLPQNSVNSYISSAGQGGGLTFLAAQPPSSQISNIQTQEPVASFGGNPFA
- the LOC107604769 gene encoding probable ADP-ribosylation factor GTPase-activating protein AGD14 isoform X3 — encoded protein: MTCSGIHREFTHRVKSVSMAKFTSQEVDSLQNAGNQRAREIYLKNWDFQRQRLPDSSNVDKIREFIRHVYVDRRYAATKSSDKPPRDMQNPRINEDDTRRASSYHSYSQSPPYDYQYEDRRYGKQAAALTRKPGSDKVRYEGKMSSIIYSPGRFSDHAYEDRFANEGSGPRISDFSVSSGGEQFKSEVQSPNFHKDIGFHSPPYRHSGHHSSEDVWAFARNTSLETNAKRDMEGIRLPQRTASLGSMDSNLSSFRSHNSGGLVDFFSEPVQAFEPLQTKVSCVPQPPGPAGSTSSDISNAPVAAEPSIDLFQLPGAPSQSTSVDLFQASVLSAVPYSNESQPTQTSQPSSVDFFADLSQQPSTATSDEKSLELSAPKNEGWATFDMPQYTASTAKVETPAVLPSTADTLQDRFDPFLNLNGDMQWPSFETSGVSVPSSVTSNVWHDGAWNGEEQVSVTATSTQSEQPWSAFEDSVTPASADGLNQGLQLQNLPSTDDQYLDLRASEGCNEGGMQGIAPIGGFDDHEISSNFSGGSAYPPSAIPPMGESQPNGNSHKSTNPFDFLDDADVSDVEHGNMFLDLSSLQAALPDAQFQPTFHSGIAEPWLPQNSVNSYISSAGQGGGLTFLAAQPPSSQISY